From a single Stackebrandtia endophytica genomic region:
- a CDS encoding helix-turn-helix domain-containing protein, giving the protein MRIEVLGTIQLRTETGEIVPVPERKVRLLLAALVSEDGKSVSADALIDRVWGDRLPLVTTFGENVVIARIIELRAAILAGSGRPESAAVLWGVAEAVRETATVPPSAPEVADLQWIDEQVTARLSAEDSSRARDQGRRYARSAGITRSNLGALNFDGITLKRTGPAQSAAQLAQP; this is encoded by the coding sequence ATGCGTATCGAGGTGCTGGGAACCATCCAACTCCGCACCGAGACCGGCGAGATCGTTCCGGTCCCCGAACGCAAGGTTCGGCTGTTGTTGGCGGCGTTGGTGTCCGAGGATGGGAAGTCCGTCTCCGCCGACGCGTTGATCGACCGGGTCTGGGGTGATCGGCTGCCGCTGGTGACCACCTTCGGCGAGAACGTCGTCATCGCACGGATCATCGAGTTGCGTGCCGCGATTCTGGCCGGATCGGGTCGCCCCGAATCCGCCGCCGTCCTATGGGGAGTCGCGGAGGCGGTGCGTGAGACCGCGACGGTCCCTCCGAGCGCACCCGAGGTCGCCGACCTGCAATGGATTGACGAACAGGTCACCGCACGGCTGTCGGCCGAGGATTCATCCCGTGCCCGTGATCAGGGCCGCCGGTACGCACGAAGCGCCGGCATCACCCGTTCCAACCTCGGCGCCCTGAACTTCGATGGCATTACTCTGAAGCGAACCGGACCGGCCCAGTCCGCCGCCCAACTCGCCCAGCCCTGA
- a CDS encoding MerR family transcriptional regulator — MRIGTLSRRTGASVRMIRYYAAHGLLEPRRGSNGYREFTEDDVRIVEGIRCLLASGLNVVEARRVLEVDCGENPDSSPDELHAALGGVEERHNTLLADRARIDRELTALTELRELVRHNAEKPDRS, encoded by the coding sequence ATGAGGATCGGCACACTCAGTCGTCGCACCGGGGCCTCGGTGCGGATGATCCGCTACTACGCCGCACACGGTCTGTTGGAACCCCGCCGAGGCTCCAACGGCTACCGTGAGTTCACTGAGGACGATGTAAGAATCGTGGAGGGCATCCGGTGTCTGTTGGCCTCGGGCCTCAACGTGGTCGAGGCGCGCCGGGTTCTCGAGGTCGACTGCGGAGAGAACCCGGACAGTTCACCGGACGAACTGCATGCCGCACTCGGTGGTGTCGAGGAACGTCACAACACCCTGTTGGCGGACCGAGCCCGAATCGATCGTGAGCTGACGGCGTTGACCGAGTTGCGGGAACTGGTGCGGCACAACGCGGAAAAGCCGGATCGCTCCTAA
- a CDS encoding tetratricopeptide repeat protein, producing MAQCHRRAEPAGGVDNLEEPAHLEYLSPASPTSTVLVITDKNRAQFVAEGAEHVAVGPFTVDHSLTLLSRVCGRQRLDREPGEARELVTLCQGRPSTVSAVGTQLRSAPELTLAALLRKLTAEAAPPEPRTIEMIAKRAVVASLDESSQELYRRLRHHPGGGFPTELATALSGDSDAESGLRSLETKQLISPDGPGWWRLVDHTPDETGAHADEIRAIMDWHLRVAQLADVAILGPHRLRVLPLEDDPPPNAPLLETVGQALDWLDTDVANLVALAQYAADQGWDHRVVMVQQSLWALYLHRRHPGYWDITARLAIPAAQRIGDPVIESRMRAERGRHLHEKNLRTGRFDEALDELEQARRLAVDALDGTETNDRLGRRLEASATDMAGRIHYTQRRYDDALTAFRFACQVNRELGLPRAEALMRQFIAGVYQATGRLQDALSLMLKAREVFLLLDAERDEARLLIELADLWGRLGDVEQALLTFNTAAKRLFDCQMYLHLAKAMELRGDLCHEHGFAAEAREAWQQALRIHNEQNNGAGADAKRLAEKLAN from the coding sequence GTGGCGCAGTGTCACCGACGAGCTGAGCCTGCTGGTGGTGTCGACAACCTTGAGGAACCGGCCCACCTGGAGTACCTGAGCCCGGCGTCGCCGACATCGACGGTTCTGGTGATCACCGACAAGAACCGGGCCCAGTTCGTCGCCGAGGGTGCCGAACACGTCGCGGTCGGCCCGTTCACCGTGGACCATTCGTTGACGTTGTTGTCACGGGTGTGCGGGCGTCAACGCCTCGATCGGGAACCGGGCGAGGCGAGGGAACTGGTCACACTGTGCCAGGGGCGGCCTTCGACGGTATCCGCCGTGGGAACTCAGCTGCGGTCGGCGCCGGAACTGACATTGGCAGCCCTGTTGCGGAAACTCACGGCGGAGGCGGCGCCCCCCGAACCGCGAACCATCGAGATGATCGCCAAGCGAGCCGTGGTGGCGTCGCTGGACGAATCCAGTCAGGAGCTCTACCGTCGCCTGCGGCACCACCCGGGTGGCGGCTTCCCCACCGAGCTGGCGACGGCGCTGTCGGGAGACTCCGATGCCGAATCGGGGTTGCGGTCCCTTGAGACGAAACAACTCATCTCCCCCGATGGCCCCGGTTGGTGGCGGTTGGTCGACCACACCCCGGATGAGACCGGTGCCCACGCCGACGAGATACGCGCCATCATGGACTGGCATCTGAGAGTGGCCCAACTGGCCGACGTGGCAATCCTTGGGCCGCACCGACTTCGGGTGTTGCCGCTGGAAGACGACCCGCCACCGAACGCTCCGTTGTTGGAGACCGTCGGCCAGGCATTGGATTGGCTGGACACCGATGTCGCCAACCTGGTCGCGCTGGCGCAGTATGCCGCCGATCAGGGGTGGGATCACCGTGTCGTGATGGTCCAACAGTCACTGTGGGCGCTCTATCTTCACCGCAGGCATCCCGGGTACTGGGACATCACCGCTCGCCTGGCGATCCCAGCGGCGCAACGTATCGGTGATCCCGTGATCGAGTCACGCATGCGCGCCGAGCGTGGTCGACACCTACATGAGAAGAACCTGCGCACCGGTCGGTTCGACGAGGCGCTCGACGAACTGGAGCAGGCCCGCCGACTCGCGGTCGACGCGCTCGACGGCACCGAGACGAACGATCGACTGGGGCGCCGCCTGGAGGCGTCGGCGACCGACATGGCCGGTCGCATCCATTACACGCAACGACGATATGACGACGCCCTCACCGCATTCCGGTTCGCCTGCCAGGTCAACCGGGAGCTCGGCCTCCCGCGGGCCGAAGCCCTCATGAGGCAGTTCATCGCCGGTGTATATCAGGCGACCGGGCGACTTCAGGATGCCTTGAGCCTGATGTTGAAGGCTCGTGAGGTTTTCCTGCTCCTCGACGCCGAACGCGACGAGGCCCGGCTGTTGATCGAGTTGGCCGACCTGTGGGGCCGGCTGGGCGATGTCGAACAGGCCCTGTTGACCTTCAACACGGCGGCGAAACGGCTGTTCGACTGCCAGATGTACCTGCACCTGGCCAAGGCCATGGAGCTGCGGGGCGACCTGTGTCATGAGCACGGCTTCGCCGCCGAGGCGCGGGAGGCCTGGCAGCAGGCACTACGAATCCACAATGAGCAGAACAACGGTGCCGGCGCCGATGCGAAGCGGCTCGCCGAGAAGCTCGCGAACTGA